The Malus sylvestris chromosome 3, drMalSylv7.2, whole genome shotgun sequence genomic sequence GTATCATTCCGACGGTACCATCGAACGCTACAAGGCTCGCCTCGTTGCCAAAGGGTTCACGCAGCGCGAAGGTATTGATTACAAAGAGACGTTCGCCCCCGTTGCTAAGCTCATTACTGTCCGCTGTCTCTTAACCATTGCTGCTGTTCGCAGCTGGTCTCTTCACCAAATGGATGTCCAAAACGCTTTCCTTCACGGTGCACTCCATGAGGAAGTATATATGTTACCCCCTCCTGGTTATCGTCGACAGGGGGAGACTATGGTTTGTCGACTTCACAAGTCATTATACGGACTCAAGCAGGCATCTCGCAGCTGGTTCCAACGTTTTTCATCAACCATTCAAGAAGTTGGCTTTCAACAGTCTCATGCAGACTACTCATTATTCACTAAAGTTTGTGGACACTCCATTACTGTAGTATTGCTCTACGTTGACGACATGATCATTGCAGGAAATAATGAGGAAGCTATCAGTCAACTCAAGCAATTTCTTAGTGGATGTTTTCGAATTAAAGACCTCGGACCATTAAAATATTTTCTGGGTGTCGAAGTTGCACGGTCCAAAGCTGGGATCTCCATTTGCCAACGAAAGTATACTCTGGACATATTGGAAGAAGCTGGCTTGCTTGGCGTAAAACCTGCCAAGGTACCTATGGAACCCGATTTAGTGTTGACAACAACAGGTGGTGATGCCCTCAAGGATCCGACTCGATATCGACGTCTGGTTGGAAAATTAATATACCTTACCATCACTAGGCCAGATATTACGTATGCAGTGAATAATCTCAGTCAGTTCATGCAAGAACCAACACTCCATCACCTTAAAGCAGCACATCGTCTCCTCCAATATCTGAAAGAAGCACCAGGACAAGGGTTACTATTCCCTACGGAGAACCAACTTAATTTGGTTGGCTACTGTGATGCGGATTGGGCTAGATGTCCGATCACACGACGATCAGTGACAGGTTTTTGCATCTTCCTTGGTAAATCACTTGTATCGTGGAAAAGTAAAAAGCAAGTCACGGTGGCAAGATCTTCAGCAGAAGCCGAGTATCGCTCCATGGCTGCAACGACTTGTGAGCTTACTTGGCTGAGGAATTTGTTGAAAGATTTGCGTGTAAATCATCCTGAGCCGGCAAGGTTGTTTTGTGACAATCAAGCTGCTCTACATATTGCAGCGAACCCTGTGTATCATGAACAAACCAAACACATAGAGCTGGATTGTCATACTGTCCGTGAAAGGATTCAGAGGGGAGAGATCGAGACGTCTCATGTGCAGACGGGACGTCAAATAGCAGACATATTTACAAAGCCACTGAGAGCACCTACCTTCCATTCACATCTTGGCAAGTTGGGTGTTATTGATATCCACACTCctacttgagggggagtgttaaaggTGCTCTACTCTGATGCTAGACAGAAGGAATATGATCATTCCTTCACAGCTAGGATAGCATGTGTGGATGCACTATTAACGTGGACAGCAAGGCCACTGCATGTGGTTACTGACTGCTTCAACAAGGACAGCATGGATGCCACTTTCTGTCCTTTGTTTATTGCATGCCTCTGTAAAAACCTTGTATATAAGTTCTACTGCAATTGTAGCAGAACATTCATTCAAATATATTGGATCCAAACTTTCATAGTACCAACAGATACAAAACAACAAAGCATTATGCTTTTATATCACTGCACTACGAACAGCTAAAACTTATCTTCCAAGCCAAACCAACCATCTTGATTTTTGCATTGTTATCTCCAGACCTCCCTTTACTGGACTCCTATTTATATCGAATTCAATTGCCTTTGATCCGTCACTCACTCTCTTGCACAACAAAAGCCACCCGAATCATGGATGCCCTTGTCCTCACAGTTTTCCTCTTCCTCATCCCCGTCTTCTTTCTCcttacaagaagaaaaaaatcatcAGAACGGCTTCCTCCCGGCTCATTGGGACTACCCATTATAGGTCAAAGCCTTGGTTTTCTTGGAGCCCTGCGTGCCAACACTGCCGAAAAGTGGCTTGAACAAAGAATCGCAAAGTACGGTCCAGTTTCAAAGATGAGTCTCTTTGGCAAGCCAACAGTCTTCATTCATGGACAGGCTGCCAACAAGTTTGTATTCAACAATGATGGCACATCATTTACCAGTCAACAACCTGAGTCTACTCGTATGATTTTGGGCGACCGGAATATACTGGAACTGAGCGGCGAGGATCACAAGCGTGTCAGAAGTGCTCTTATGCTTTTCTTGAAGCCCGAGTCACTGAAGCGATATGTTGGAAAAATGGATGAAGAAATCAGGAATCATCTTGAGATGCACTGGCATGGCAAGCAAAAAATAACAGTAAGTTAGCGTCCTCGGCAACTTTTGGGAAAAATATACCATGACCTTGTATAGTTTGGCAACAGGTCATGTTTTTGCAGATTTCTGTCGTGTTCGTGTTTTTTGCAGATTTCTGTCATGCGGTTCAAATTTACtaggtttttaaatttttgataGGTTTTGCCCCTCATGAAGAACCTCACATTCAACATAATATGCTCTCTACTTTTTGGGGTTGAACGAGGACCTCGCAGAGACGAACTCATTGAGTGTTTCCGACATATGATAGAAGGAATCTGGTCGGTCCCTGTTAATTTGCCCTTCACGCGTTACAACCAAAGCCTCAAGGCGAGCAAGAAGGTTCAAAAAATGCTCAAGGAACTCGTATGTGAAAAGAGGGTACAACTTGAGCAAAAAACTACTTCTCCACTCCAAGACCTTATAACCTGCTTGCTTAACATTCGAAACATTGACAACGAAGAAGAATTAACGGAAAATGAGATCCTACACAATATCATGGTAGTTATGATCGCAGGATATGACACTTCATCTGTTGTGATTACTTTTCTTTTGCGGCTTCTAGCGAATGAACCTGCTATCCATGCAGCCGTTCTTCAAGGTATGCATAACGCATCCCGTGCCTACAACCTCCCACATAACTATTTAACGCAAATCTAGTATCGAAATTGAAGTGTTCGATTTACCTTATTCGGTCTGATCACTAACAAGTTGGCATATTCGTGATAGGGCATATTAATAGAGTTGTCAACAAtatccaaaaaaaacaaaaagactgATGCAATGTTTTAATTTTTGCTTTTGCAGAACAAGAGGAAATAGCTAGGAGCAAGTCCTCAGGAGAATTTCTAACATGGGAAGACCTTTCCAAGATGAAATACACATGGAGAGTGACAATGGAAATTCTGAGGACGACTCCGCCCGTCTTCGGCGGCATGAGGACGGCTATCAAAGATACCGAGT encodes the following:
- the LOC126615666 gene encoding cytochrome P450 716B1-like — its product is MDALVLTVFLFLIPVFFLLTRRKKSSERLPPGSLGLPIIGQSLGFLGALRANTAEKWLEQRIAKYGPVSKMSLFGKPTVFIHGQAANKFVFNNDGTSFTSQQPESTRMILGDRNILELSGEDHKRVRSALMLFLKPESLKRYVGKMDEEIRNHLEMHWHGKQKITVLPLMKNLTFNIICSLLFGVERGPRRDELIECFRHMIEGIWSVPVNLPFTRYNQSLKASKKVQKMLKELVCEKRVQLEQKTTSPLQDLITCLLNIRNIDNEEELTENEILHNIMVVMIAGYDTSSVVITFLLRLLANEPAIHAAVLQEQEEIARSKSSGEFLTWEDLSKMKYTWRVTMEILRTTPPVFGGMRTAIKDTEYGGFLIPKGWQVFWAIPMTHNDGSIFPEPSNFDPSRFENQASVPPYSFVAFGGGSRICPGYEFARIEILVAIHYMVTQFTWKLCADNKFSRVPMPVPTQGLPIEIMPRKPMN